One window of the Pieris rapae chromosome 11, ilPieRapa1.1, whole genome shotgun sequence genome contains the following:
- the LOC110999448 gene encoding uncharacterized protein LOC110999448, translated as MYRYIYALCCAILILSVTDPLEGKRTFGGGRHSYPKSGGLSGSGGSHSYPSSGGLSGGSHGYPSSGSRYPPSGGLSGGGSGYPSSGGSHSYPSSGGSHSHPSSGGSHTYPSSGGSHGYPAGKGLSGNSPSSGAGHTTNIHNHYHYSPPQQIRYTPVHGGAPVSYPVYRGSPPTYVYQYKDSGSKYGTLLAGLALLNLGTLAGGAYALSHSGHSSSSYKPQPGEVCKFGIKKDNGDYEETKIDCRLITSFIFEEEAKAKNGAVNTTITTTTTNVTTVNAPASVAPEVHVKPLYEMLPNGTLVPYNATDVTAGNATSDGSVNNTSSVTTITTTNTTVTSALDVKGKPVEVTPGMQCYVIRHTSTSNMKRSVPCRLLQSYADQSLKKNSASRTVPVFTIITVILSMLVIH; from the coding sequence GTGGCCTTTCGGGTAGTGGAGGCAGCCATTCATACCCTTCTTCAGGTGGATTATCTGGAGGTAGCCACGGATATCCATCATCGGGCAGTCGTTATCCGCCTTCCGGTGGTTTATCCGGTGGTGGTTCAGGATATCCTTCATCGGGGGGTAGCCACTCATACCCCTCATCTGGAGGCAGTCACTCGCATCCCTCATCGGGTGGCAGTCATACATATCCTTCCTCCGGAGGAAGCCATGGTTATCCCGCAGGAAAAGGATTGTCTGGGAACTCACCTAGTAGTGGAGCAGGCCATACTACCAATATACACAACCATTACCACTACAGCCCCCCACAACAAATCAGGTACACTCCGGTCCACGGTGGGGCTCCCGTAAGCTATCCTGTCTACCGAGGCTCACCACCCACCTACGTCTATCAATACAAAGACTCTGGAAGTAAATATGGTACATTATTAGCCGGACTAGCATTGCTTAACCTCGGAACACTAGCCGGAGGCGCATACGCTCTTAGCCATTCGGGTCATTCGAGTTCAAGTTACAAGCCTCAGCCAGGCGAGGTCTGCAAGTTTGGTATTAAAAAGGATAACGGCGATTATGAGGAAACGAAAATCGACTGTCGGTTAATAACAAGTTTCATTTTCGAAGAAGAAGCGAAAGCTAAAAATGGCGCCGTAAACACGACAATCACGACGACGACGACTAATGTAACCACAGTGAATGCACCTGCGTCAGTGGCGCCGGAAGTGCACGTAAAACCGTTATATGAAATGTTGCCCAATGGAACATTAGTCCCCTATAATGCAACTGACGTCACCGCAGGTAATGCAACAAGCGATGGCTCAGTCAATAACACGTCATCTGTTACGACAATAACAACTACTAATACGACAGTAACGAGCGCTTTAGACGTAAAGGGGAAGCCCGTGGAAGTGACACCTGGGATGCAGTGTTACGTCATAAGACACACCTCGACGTCAAACATGAAGCGGTCTGTGCCCTGCCGTCTCTTACAGTCCTATGCCGACCAATCTCTAAAGAAGAATTCGGCCTCTAGGACCGTACCCGTCTTTACTATAATCACAGTCATCCTAAGTATGCTAGtgattcattaa